The Daphnia pulex isolate KAP4 chromosome 7, ASM2113471v1 genome includes the window TGAAGCGCTGCGTGATGAGACCTACTGTCAGGTCATGAAACAGACGACCAATAACAAGTCTTCACGCCCGGATTCTTGTCAGCGCGGCTGGAGGCTCTTCTCCATCACGGCTGCTTATTTTagttgttctgaagtgttgAAACCGTACTTGTTCAAGTACCTTGAGACAGCAGCCTACGATAAACGACGAGCTTATCACGGTATGAAACTTATTGACTTGGTTGACGAATACGTTATAATATTGGCTTGCTCGCACAGGAACGGCTATGGTTTGTCTGCAGAATTTGCGCAAAACTCTGCGATATGGTGGGCGTAAGAACGTGCCCAGCATCGAAGAGATCACGGCCATCACGGCTGGCCGAAATTCCAAACGTCAAATGTATCGACTTCCAGGTGGTACGGAGCGCGTAATCAACACCAAATCCACGTCGGTCGTCCAGGACATAATCGAAGAGATTTGTGGTGTGATCAACGTTCGATCCGaacaggaaatggaagaatattCACTGTATTGCATCGTGGAAGGTGATACGTTCACTATGCCCCTTGCTCGCGAAGAATACATCCTCGACGTCACAACCGAGTTGCAGAAGAATCAACAGGTTTACTACCTGATCTTCTGCCGTTCAGTCTGGCACTATCCAATGTGGCTGGATAACGCTCTTTACATTGAAATCGTCTTCAATCAAATAGCACCTGATTACCTGGAAGAATTGTTGCTCGTCATGCCTGGCGAGCAGATTTCTCAAGATTGCGTTGTAAGTTATTTTTATCACACAGTTGAACGAATTCTattcatatctttttttttttcctttttcattttctgtttcatgCAGTATGACATTGCAAAAGTTGCTGCTTTACTTCACCGTGCAGCTGATTTAGACCACATGCCTACCATGAAAGAGACCAAATATCTATTGCCGAAGCCGGCCCTCTCTGTTCGTGACATCAAACCTCCACAATGGGTTAATCTGGTCCAGAGCTCTTGGAAAGAAGTCGGAACATTTTAAACCGTCTCAGGCCAAAGCTCAAGTTTTAGGttcgttttcatttcctgTGACGCCACTCGCCTGATCCGTCAATATATCACCATTCAACAacgcatccagcagcagagcGTTAAAGAAGGGAGTAATCTCGCTTCACGCTGATGATCCAATCGCTTAAAATTACTGTTTGCCGTGGTATATAAAGACAAAatcgcaaataaaatttaaaaaaaaaaaactataaaataaataaacaataaaagaaaaattattctttcaacgtaacccatttttaaaacatttctatgCTTCGATTGGCCATTGTGTAATTTCTCTGTAAGATTCAGACTAAAAATATACCATTTGTAATAGTTAGGGAAACGTTTTATAAAAGTTTATTCGAAttgaatgattttaaaatttggttgaATCTCGGTAACCATAGAAACGCAGCAGACAATTAGTTTCAAGccatttcattcaaaacgGTTAAAGAACCCTGATTCCTGACTGACCGTCCTGACATTTCTCTGACACATAAATATAGAAACACGTTATTTCTGGGTTGTAACTTATTAAAgttctaaataaatttcttaaaattaagtCAATCCCTATCCTTGTGGTTCAGGTTTCCAAAtcgtttttcaaatcaaatcttttgcaGTCTGTGATTTTCGAAGACTCGAATCCATCTATCTCTATCccattttttcgtgtttgctatcagtgatttttaaataagttaaaatgtctttatttttccttaaacTCCAATAGCTCTGAAAAAAacagtgaaacaaacaaaaacaacaaataatttgctaaataataaataattttgcaacggttaaaatttaaaattcaaattcagccaCCAGGGGGACTTCAGCTGTATTGCAGTCGACGAggacgaggaaaaaaataaaaaaagtcgtgGATGTTGACAAGTCATGTGAAGTTCTAGAAAGAAGCACTCTTTGGTTCTGACTTCTGAGTTACTTCTGAGTTACAATGTCGATTAATGTGAATATATCTTTCTGACAACAAGCAAGTGACGATGTGTGAAACATGCTAATTTGATGAATATTTCTGAAAATTGACTGAAAAAAGTTCaacagaaatgaaagaatttagTGAAGTCAGGGGAGGGAAACGAACCAAGTTCCCGGCGGACGAATTAGTAGATAAAGCTATGGAAACCATCGTGGCTAATGCTATTAAACTTAGAAAACAACAAGGTTTGCagagaaatgaagaagacACGACGACAGGTGAACCTAAGCGCCAGGTCTTTTTCCCTTGCCCAAAGGTAACACATTTCatatgtttttattataaatttttgtaaatgatAGATGTAGTCATGTTTGTGTAGTATTCACTAACCCATTTTACTTATATTCCCGTTTTGATATATTCGTTCCCGCCAAtttcaagaagaaggaaatggaTTCGTTTCAGCTTCAGTACTTCAACCTAACGCCTTCCTTTGTCACACGGGTactcaataataataaattcattcaAGTTTACAATAATACTACGGATTATTATCATTGCaatgtaaaaagaaacggaaaccCGATGGATGCCCCGTGTCTGTTAACTCAGACGTGAATTCGCTTAGTGTGGCTTCACACCGATTATCGCAAAGTCAAGATTCTTCAATCCAGTGTAATTCTTCCCAAGATTCTTTCAATGATACAGCAGCCACATATCCTCCTGCAAAAAGAGATGGGAATATCATGTTGAAGGTAATTTCACCTGAAAATCAATCGagtcatttcaaattgtaatATTTCATGTGTTGAAGAAACATCAGAAAGTACAGGTGGTAAGCCCAATTCCCGACTTCATGGCCAAGAATTTTCCACTGGATTTCCCAAAGGGTTTTACTGGAACGGCGTCCCCAGTAATATCTGATCATCAAAAAACAACTCGGTCGGAACCGTGCAAGATTGCAACAAAAACTACGCAGTGCCAACAAGAGAAAGGTGACCAACACGAGAGGTACTCGTCAAATTTCGATGATTTGGTAGAAGAACCGGTCAAAAACTCCATGTTTTGGATGTATCGTAGCTTCCCACACATTGCTTAAAACGATcgccatattttttgttttaacctTTGTCATTCACATTTTGCCacatagaagaaaacaagccACAGTTTATTTTTGCGTAAATGCTcaccttttgttttcattattttgtatCTCTATTCATCATTTCGTCGTAATATAATTCTCGGAAAGATACGGAGGAATTTAAACACTTTAATCTTTCAACTAATAGTACAACGA containing:
- the LOC124197640 gene encoding unconventional myosin-XV-like, yielding MRIQLQFDSVYTILMNCHKHEALRDETYCQVMKQTTNNKSSRPDSCQRGWRLFSITAAYFSCSEVLKPYLFKYLETAAYDKRRAYHGTAMVCLQNLRKTLRYGGRKNVPSIEEITAITAGRNSKRQMYRLPGGTERVINTKSTSVVQDIIEEICGVINVRSEQEMEEYSLYCIVEGDTFTMPLAREEYILDVTTELQKNQQVYYLIFCRSVWHYPMWLDNALYIEIVFNQIAPDYLEELLLVMPGEQISQDCVYDIAKVAALLHRAADLDHMPTMKETKYLLPKPALSVRDIKPPQWVNLVQSSWKEVGTF
- the LOC124197592 gene encoding uncharacterized protein LOC124197592 isoform X1, which encodes MKEFSEVRGGKRTKFPADELVDKAMETIVANAIKLRKQQGLQRNEEDTTTGEPKRQVFFPCPKKKEMDSFQLQYFNLTPSFVTRKRKPDGCPVSVNSDVNSLSVASHRLSQSQDSSIQCNSSQDSFNDTAATYPPAKRDGNIMLKKHQKVQVVSPIPDFMAKNFPLDFPKGFTGTASPVISDHQKTTRSEPCKIATKTTQCQQEKGDQHERYSSNFDDLVEEPVKNSMFWMYRSFPHIA
- the LOC124197592 gene encoding uncharacterized protein LOC124197592 isoform X3 yields the protein MKEFSEVRGGKRTKFPADELVDKAMETIVANAIKLRKQQGLQRNEEDTTTGEPKRQVFFPCPKKKEMDSFQLQYFNLTPSFVTRKRKPDGCPVSVNSDVNSLSVASHRLSQSQDSSIQCNSSQDSFNDTAATYPPAKRDGNIMLKKVQVVSPIPDFMAKNFPLDFPKGFTGTASPVISDHQKTTRSEPCKIATKTTQCQQEKGDQHERYSSNFDDLVEEPVKNSMFWMYRSFPHIA
- the LOC124197592 gene encoding uncharacterized protein LOC124197592 isoform X2, producing MKEFSEVRGGKRTKFPADELVDKAMETIVANAIKLRKQQGLQRNEEDTTTGEPKRQVFFPCPKKEMDSFQLQYFNLTPSFVTRKRKPDGCPVSVNSDVNSLSVASHRLSQSQDSSIQCNSSQDSFNDTAATYPPAKRDGNIMLKKHQKVQVVSPIPDFMAKNFPLDFPKGFTGTASPVISDHQKTTRSEPCKIATKTTQCQQEKGDQHERYSSNFDDLVEEPVKNSMFWMYRSFPHIA